A window of Hevea brasiliensis isolate MT/VB/25A 57/8 chromosome 14, ASM3005281v1, whole genome shotgun sequence contains these coding sequences:
- the LOC110642737 gene encoding phosphatidylinositol 3,4,5-trisphosphate 3-phosphatase and protein-tyrosine-phosphatase PTEN2A isoform X1, with the protein MLRLESLQIRGMDSGSVDSSTPSVKAPNVQPHAASDPGTDNSPRDAPSKLSAPGLASWAKSLKIPQPLSSSQDGSPTGNSGKSSFARFTSGFGLRLSPKSPPADDSSEGTSTTSQPGFIGTITKGLVDTSKNAVKAVQVKARHAVSQNKRRYQEGGFDLDMTYITENIIAMGFPAGDMSSGFFGYFEGFYRNHMEEVIKFFETHHKGKYKVYNLCSERLYDASLLEGKVASFPFDDHNCPPIQLIISFCQSAYSWLKEDIENVVVVHCKAGMARTGLMISSLLLYLKFFPTAEESIDYYNQKRCFDGKGLVLPSQIRYVKYFERILTYFNGENQRGRRCILRGFRLHRCPYWIRPSITVSDHNGVLFSTKKHPRTVDLSPEDYWFSAPKKGVMVFALPGEPGLAEVAGDFKVHFHDRQGDFYFWLNTTMMENRKVLNTNDIDGFDKRKLPSPGFQVEVVLVDYNGAAPTGPNSETAAEKSNEGSSAAPAPVDANAAAAAPKQNKDQGNDKDDVFSDSEAEESVSSKLRKAQAASAGGGTATTTTSSSETNTKTDQVASLTHATEQFSLGNTGSQQVHAASQPKSDAVGGAVSSLGANNSESEFKAMAADASVFSFGDEDDYESE; encoded by the exons TGGCTTAGCATCTTGGGCCAAAAGTTTGAAAATTCCCCAGCCATTGTCTTCCTCACAAGATGGTTCACCAACTGGAAATTCTGGGAAATCAAGTTTTGCCCGTTTTACTAGTGGATTTGGACTGCGCTTGTCTCCAAAATCCCCTCCAGCTGATGATAGTTCGGAGGGAACTTCAACAACTTCACAACCTGGTTTTATTGGAACAATCACTAAAGGCTTGGTTGATACATCCAAGAATGCAGTAAAGGCTGTACAAGTCAAGGCTCGACATGCTGTCTCTCAAAATAAGCGAAGATACCAG GAAGGAGGTTTTGATTTGGATATGACTTATATCACAGAGAATATAATTGCCATGGGGTTCCCTGCTGGTGATATGAGCTCTGGGTTTTTTGGATATTTTGAG GGATTCTATCGAAACCACATGGAAGAAGTGATTAAGTTTTTTGAAACTCATCACAAG GGCAAGTACAAAGTATACAATCTTTGTTCTGAGAGGCTGTATGATGCATCATTACTTGAAGGAAAG GTGGCTAGTTTTCCGTTTGATGACCACAATTGCCCTCCAATTCAACTGATAATATCATTCTGCCAAAGTGCATACTCGTGGTTGAAGGAGGATATTGAGAATGTCGTTGTGGTGCACTGTAAGGCTGGAATGGCAAGGACAGGGCTGATGATTTCTAGCCTTCTTCTATACTTAAAG TTCTTTCCTACTGCTGAAGAGTCCATTGACTATTACAACCAGAAGAGGTGTTTTGACGGAAAAGGGCTTGTTCTGCCTAGTCAAATT AGATATGTAAAATACTTCGAACGCATCTTAACATACTTCAATGGTGAAAACCAACGAGGGCGTAG GTGCATTCTTAGGGGATTTCGGCTTCATCGATGTCCTTATTGGATCAGGCCCTCTATTACTGTCTCTGATCATAATG GTGTTCTTTTCTCCACAAAAAAGCATCCCAGAACCGTGGATTTGTCG CCAGAAGACTATTGGTTTAGTGCACCAAAGAAAGGGGTTATGGTCTTTGCTTTGCCAGGGGAACCTGGTCTGGCAGAGGTGGCTGGAGACTTTAAAGTCCATTTTCATGACCGCCAAGGAGATTTTTACTT TTGGTTAAACACAACAATGATGGAAAACAGAAAGGTTTTAAATACCAATGATATTGATGGGTTTGACAAG CGGAAACTGCCTTCCCCAGGATTCCAGGTTGAGGTTGTGCTAGTAGATTATAATGGCGCTGCTCCAACAGGGCCAAACAGTGAAACTGCTGCTGAGAAGTCAAATGAAGGTTCAAGTGCTGCTCCAGCTCCAGTTGATGCGAATGCAGCTGCAGCTGCTCCAAAGCAAAATAAAGACCAGGGAAATGATAAAGATGATGTATTTTCAGACAGTGAGGCAGAGGAATCTGTTTCTTCAAAACTAAGGAAAGCTCAAGCTGCTTCTGCAGGAGGAGGAACTGCCACCACAACCACTTCTAGTTCTGAAACTAATACTAAAACAGATCAAGTTGCAAGTTTAACACATGCTACCGAACAATTTTCTCTTGGAAACACAGGCTCACAACAGGTGCATGCTGCTAGTCAGCCAAAAAGCGATGCTGTTGGTGGAGCTGTTTCAAGCCTTGGGGCTAACAACTCAGAGAGTGAGTTCAAAGCAATGGCTGCTGATGCTTCTGTTTTCTCTTTTGGAGATGAAGATGACTATGAAAGTGAGTGA
- the LOC110642737 gene encoding phosphatidylinositol 3,4,5-trisphosphate 3-phosphatase and protein-tyrosine-phosphatase PTEN2A isoform X2: MDSGSVDSSTPSVKAPNVQPHAASDPGTDNSPRDAPSKLSAPGLASWAKSLKIPQPLSSSQDGSPTGNSGKSSFARFTSGFGLRLSPKSPPADDSSEGTSTTSQPGFIGTITKGLVDTSKNAVKAVQVKARHAVSQNKRRYQEGGFDLDMTYITENIIAMGFPAGDMSSGFFGYFEGFYRNHMEEVIKFFETHHKGKYKVYNLCSERLYDASLLEGKVASFPFDDHNCPPIQLIISFCQSAYSWLKEDIENVVVVHCKAGMARTGLMISSLLLYLKFFPTAEESIDYYNQKRCFDGKGLVLPSQIRYVKYFERILTYFNGENQRGRRCILRGFRLHRCPYWIRPSITVSDHNGVLFSTKKHPRTVDLSPEDYWFSAPKKGVMVFALPGEPGLAEVAGDFKVHFHDRQGDFYFWLNTTMMENRKVLNTNDIDGFDKRKLPSPGFQVEVVLVDYNGAAPTGPNSETAAEKSNEGSSAAPAPVDANAAAAAPKQNKDQGNDKDDVFSDSEAEESVSSKLRKAQAASAGGGTATTTTSSSETNTKTDQVASLTHATEQFSLGNTGSQQVHAASQPKSDAVGGAVSSLGANNSESEFKAMAADASVFSFGDEDDYESE, from the exons TGGCTTAGCATCTTGGGCCAAAAGTTTGAAAATTCCCCAGCCATTGTCTTCCTCACAAGATGGTTCACCAACTGGAAATTCTGGGAAATCAAGTTTTGCCCGTTTTACTAGTGGATTTGGACTGCGCTTGTCTCCAAAATCCCCTCCAGCTGATGATAGTTCGGAGGGAACTTCAACAACTTCACAACCTGGTTTTATTGGAACAATCACTAAAGGCTTGGTTGATACATCCAAGAATGCAGTAAAGGCTGTACAAGTCAAGGCTCGACATGCTGTCTCTCAAAATAAGCGAAGATACCAG GAAGGAGGTTTTGATTTGGATATGACTTATATCACAGAGAATATAATTGCCATGGGGTTCCCTGCTGGTGATATGAGCTCTGGGTTTTTTGGATATTTTGAG GGATTCTATCGAAACCACATGGAAGAAGTGATTAAGTTTTTTGAAACTCATCACAAG GGCAAGTACAAAGTATACAATCTTTGTTCTGAGAGGCTGTATGATGCATCATTACTTGAAGGAAAG GTGGCTAGTTTTCCGTTTGATGACCACAATTGCCCTCCAATTCAACTGATAATATCATTCTGCCAAAGTGCATACTCGTGGTTGAAGGAGGATATTGAGAATGTCGTTGTGGTGCACTGTAAGGCTGGAATGGCAAGGACAGGGCTGATGATTTCTAGCCTTCTTCTATACTTAAAG TTCTTTCCTACTGCTGAAGAGTCCATTGACTATTACAACCAGAAGAGGTGTTTTGACGGAAAAGGGCTTGTTCTGCCTAGTCAAATT AGATATGTAAAATACTTCGAACGCATCTTAACATACTTCAATGGTGAAAACCAACGAGGGCGTAG GTGCATTCTTAGGGGATTTCGGCTTCATCGATGTCCTTATTGGATCAGGCCCTCTATTACTGTCTCTGATCATAATG GTGTTCTTTTCTCCACAAAAAAGCATCCCAGAACCGTGGATTTGTCG CCAGAAGACTATTGGTTTAGTGCACCAAAGAAAGGGGTTATGGTCTTTGCTTTGCCAGGGGAACCTGGTCTGGCAGAGGTGGCTGGAGACTTTAAAGTCCATTTTCATGACCGCCAAGGAGATTTTTACTT TTGGTTAAACACAACAATGATGGAAAACAGAAAGGTTTTAAATACCAATGATATTGATGGGTTTGACAAG CGGAAACTGCCTTCCCCAGGATTCCAGGTTGAGGTTGTGCTAGTAGATTATAATGGCGCTGCTCCAACAGGGCCAAACAGTGAAACTGCTGCTGAGAAGTCAAATGAAGGTTCAAGTGCTGCTCCAGCTCCAGTTGATGCGAATGCAGCTGCAGCTGCTCCAAAGCAAAATAAAGACCAGGGAAATGATAAAGATGATGTATTTTCAGACAGTGAGGCAGAGGAATCTGTTTCTTCAAAACTAAGGAAAGCTCAAGCTGCTTCTGCAGGAGGAGGAACTGCCACCACAACCACTTCTAGTTCTGAAACTAATACTAAAACAGATCAAGTTGCAAGTTTAACACATGCTACCGAACAATTTTCTCTTGGAAACACAGGCTCACAACAGGTGCATGCTGCTAGTCAGCCAAAAAGCGATGCTGTTGGTGGAGCTGTTTCAAGCCTTGGGGCTAACAACTCAGAGAGTGAGTTCAAAGCAATGGCTGCTGATGCTTCTGTTTTCTCTTTTGGAGATGAAGATGACTATGAAAGTGAGTGA